DNA from Helcococcus ovis:
TATATTTCAATTAAATGATACTCATCCGGTTATTGCAATACCTGAATTAATCAGAATTTTATTGGATGAAGAAAACCTATCATGGGATGATGCATTTGGATTAGCGACAAAAGTATTTGCTTTTACAAATCATACTGTATTACAAGAAGCTTTAGAAAAATGGAATTTAGATTTAATTCATGAAGTTTCTCCAAGAGTGGTTGATATTATTAAAGAAATTGATAAGAGATTATTAGAATCATTGCAAGAAAAAGGTTATAGTTTAGAAGAAATGGAACCATATAGAATTGTGAAAAATGAAATGGTTGAAATGGCATTTTTAGCAACATATGTTTCTACAAGTATAAATGGTGTAGCAGAATTACATACAATTATTTTGAAAAAAGAAACATTAAATCAATGGTTTAAACTATATCCTGAAAAATTCAATAATAAGACAAATGGTGTAACTCCAAGAAGATGGTTGCAATATTCAAATCCACAATTAACAGCATATATTGATAAATTATTGAAGTCAGAAGATTGGAAACATGATATGACTAAATTAAAAGGATTAGAAAAATTTGCTGATGATGTGAAAGTTTTAGATAAATTAAATGAAATTAAATTTGAAAAGAAAGTTCAATTAGCAAAATATATTAAAAAATATGAAGGTATTGAAATTGATCCTAATTCAATTTTTGATATTCAAATTAAGAGATTACATGAGTATAAAAGACAATTATTAAATGCTTTGCACATTTTGCATTTATATTATGAATTGAAAGCAAATCCTTCATTAGATATGCACCCAGTTACATTTATATTTGGTGCTAAAGCAGCTCCAGGATATTTTAGGGCTAAAGGTATTATCAAGTTCATTAATGAAATTAGTAAATTAATCAACAATGATCCAGAAATCAATGGCAAGATAAAAGTTGTATTTATTCAAAACTATAGAGTGTCCTATGCTGAAAAATTATTCCCGGCAGCTGATGTTTCAGAACAAATTTCAACAGCCGGTAAAGAAGCAAGTGGTACGGGAAATATGAAATTTATGATGAATGGTACACCTACATTGGGAACAATGGATGGAGCTAATGTTGAGATTTTCAGAGAAGCTGGATTAGAAAACAACTTCCTATTTGGTAGAACGGAAGAAGAAATTAATGAATTAGCTTACACATATAACCCTATAAATATCTATAATTCAGATGAGAGAGTAAAGAAAGTTGTTGATGCTTTAATAAAAGAAGAAAGAATATCTGACGAGGGGACAAATCATTTCTTAGATATTTACAATAGTTTAATAGATCCTAAAGACGGAAATAGAGCTGATGTTTATTATTTATTAGAAGATTTTGCATCATATGTTGAAGCACATAAGATAGTAGATGAAGCTTACAGAGA
Protein-coding regions in this window:
- a CDS encoding glycogen/starch/alpha-glucan phosphorylase gives rise to the protein MKKLNRKQFIENFKSNLEHKYVKSFEDSTKFEKYHALSETIMDMISKDWLETNKKNRTERNAFYFSAEFLIGRSLGNNLLNLGIIDEVKEILKDLDIDFDEIEDEEDDAALGNGGLGRLAACFMESGATEGLNLHGYGVRYSQGIFKQRFENGFQLEEGDSWVARGDFWSLRKESESQIVNFRNFKVKAVPYDVPVVGYKNGVVNTLRLWQSEAIKNDGFDFQDFNDFRYDESVSEKNRAEDITRVLYPNDNIRQGKLLRLLQQYFFVSASLQEIVQKYKRLHPEDKNFSQFHKYHIFQLNDTHPVIAIPELIRILLDEENLSWDDAFGLATKVFAFTNHTVLQEALEKWNLDLIHEVSPRVVDIIKEIDKRLLESLQEKGYSLEEMEPYRIVKNEMVEMAFLATYVSTSINGVAELHTIILKKETLNQWFKLYPEKFNNKTNGVTPRRWLQYSNPQLTAYIDKLLKSEDWKHDMTKLKGLEKFADDVKVLDKLNEIKFEKKVQLAKYIKKYEGIEIDPNSIFDIQIKRLHEYKRQLLNALHILHLYYELKANPSLDMHPVTFIFGAKAAPGYFRAKGIIKFINEISKLINNDPEINGKIKVVFIQNYRVSYAEKLFPAADVSEQISTAGKEASGTGNMKFMMNGTPTLGTMDGANVEIFREAGLENNFLFGRTEEEINELAYTYNPINIYNSDERVKKVVDALIKEERISDEGTNHFLDIYNSLIDPKDGNRADVYYLLEDFASYVEAHKIVDEAYRDRRGYARKGLINIANSGLFSSDRTIKQYAQEIWKI